The proteins below are encoded in one region of Peribacillus muralis:
- a CDS encoding 3-hydroxyacyl-CoA dehydrogenase: MIKNLVIVGSGVMGRGIAYVGATGGFDVILVDVNQVALEGARNEIDSIFEKGIRYQKISKEEADYAKNRFSYSTNLKEAAAAADLIIEAVPEKAEIKKAVFETIEQHAKEDCYFATNTSTMSPTEIGSYCKRPEKTIAMHFFNPVQKMPLVEIVRGLETSDETAAMIREVAAKMGKETVVINEFPGFVTSRISCLVGNEAFYMLQEGLGTPEEIDKAIKLGLNYPMGPFELGDLVGLDARLNNLKYLHSKLGEKYRPAPLLEQYVKAGRLGRKSGRGVYDYTKDGELVRK, encoded by the coding sequence ATGATTAAAAATCTAGTGATTGTCGGTTCCGGGGTCATGGGCAGGGGCATAGCCTACGTAGGGGCAACTGGAGGTTTTGACGTAATATTGGTCGACGTGAACCAAGTTGCATTGGAAGGTGCAAGAAACGAAATCGATTCCATTTTCGAGAAGGGCATCCGCTATCAAAAAATCTCGAAGGAAGAAGCGGATTATGCAAAAAACAGATTTTCCTATTCTACGAATCTGAAAGAAGCGGCAGCAGCTGCAGATTTGATTATAGAGGCTGTTCCGGAAAAAGCGGAAATTAAGAAAGCCGTTTTTGAAACGATTGAACAGCATGCAAAAGAAGACTGTTACTTTGCAACGAATACGTCCACCATGAGCCCGACGGAAATCGGATCTTATTGCAAACGGCCCGAAAAAACGATTGCCATGCATTTCTTTAATCCTGTCCAAAAGATGCCGCTCGTGGAAATTGTACGCGGACTTGAAACAAGTGATGAAACGGCAGCCATGATCAGGGAAGTTGCCGCAAAAATGGGGAAAGAGACCGTGGTCATCAATGAATTCCCCGGGTTCGTGACAAGCAGGATCAGCTGTCTCGTTGGTAATGAAGCCTTCTATATGCTTCAAGAGGGTTTAGGAACTCCTGAAGAAATCGATAAGGCCATAAAGCTAGGACTTAATTATCCGATGGGTCCATTCGAGCTTGGAGATTTGGTCGGATTGGATGCCCGGTTGAATAATTTAAAATATTTACATAGTAAACTAGGTGAAAAATACCGCCCGGCCCCCCTCCTTGAACAATATGTTAAAGCAGGCAGGCTTGGCCGCAAGTCCGGCAGGGGCGTTTATGATTATACAAAAGATGGAGAGCTGGTGAGGAAATGA
- a CDS encoding enoyl-CoA hydratase-related protein — protein MYETITYRVENGIAWLTLNRPDKLNAFTSQMNSEIKKAIKASAGSDDVRAIIITGEGRAFCSGQDLSEVDESKHLGQVLREDYGPMMQQIAGCEKPIIAAVNGVAAGAGFSLALACDFRLVSENASFINAFVNIGLIPDSGNLYYLTRIVGHAKALELSLLGEKVSASEAKSIGLATKVIGVGEWNEQLKAFAGNIAAKPTKAIGLIKRYLEATYHLTLDEYLTEEAEGQRIAGLTQDFAEGVAAFTEKRKAQFIGK, from the coding sequence ATGTACGAAACGATCACATATAGGGTTGAAAATGGAATCGCTTGGCTTACTTTGAACCGTCCTGATAAATTGAATGCCTTTACTTCCCAAATGAATTCTGAAATAAAGAAAGCGATCAAAGCATCTGCGGGATCTGATGATGTACGTGCGATCATCATCACCGGGGAAGGCAGGGCCTTTTGCTCGGGACAGGATTTATCGGAAGTGGATGAAAGCAAGCATCTAGGTCAAGTGCTGCGTGAAGACTACGGCCCGATGATGCAGCAAATAGCGGGCTGCGAAAAACCAATCATTGCGGCAGTAAACGGTGTGGCTGCGGGAGCGGGATTCAGCCTGGCTCTTGCATGCGATTTCCGGCTTGTTTCTGAAAATGCCAGTTTTATAAATGCTTTTGTCAATATCGGCTTGATACCGGATTCAGGAAACCTGTACTACCTCACGCGAATCGTTGGCCATGCGAAAGCCTTGGAACTATCCTTGTTGGGAGAAAAGGTCTCTGCCTCCGAGGCAAAATCCATCGGACTCGCAACAAAAGTCATCGGTGTGGGTGAATGGAACGAGCAATTGAAAGCCTTTGCAGGGAATATAGCTGCTAAACCGACGAAAGCAATCGGCTTGATCAAAAGATACTTAGAGGCAACCTATCACCTTACATTGGATGAATACTTAACGGAAGAAGCGGAAGGTCAGCGAATTGCCGGCTTGACGCAGGACTTTGCTGAAGGTGTGGCAGCATTCACGGAAAAAAGGAAAGCTCAATTCATAGGAAAGTAA
- a CDS encoding acetyl-CoA C-acyltransferase yields MKDVVIVDAVRTPIGRYKGALKSVRPDDLGAIVIKALTDRNPALPPEQIDDVIFGNANQAGEDNRNVARMSALLAGLPVTVAGTTINRLCGSGLDAVMYAARSIAAGEGEIYIAGGTESMTRAPFVMAKPESEFPRGAMELQDTTIGWRFTNEKVKEMFGADSMPQTAENIAQRFSVSRGEQDRFALQSQLRAKYAVENERFFNEIIPVRFTDRKGKESIFIKDEHPRPDTTIEKLEKLKPIFKGGTITAGNASGVNDGASALLVMSAEKARELGLKPMAKYVAGAVAGLEPSIMGLGPIHATKKAVERAKIAIEDIGLIELNEAFASQAVECIRQLKLDQEKVNVNGGAIAFGHPLGASGARILTTLVHEMKKRNVRYGLATMCVGVGQGISAIIENMEED; encoded by the coding sequence ATGAAGGATGTCGTGATCGTCGATGCTGTAAGAACGCCAATCGGGAGATATAAAGGAGCTTTAAAGAGTGTTCGCCCGGATGACCTCGGTGCCATAGTAATCAAAGCACTGACGGATCGCAATCCGGCACTTCCGCCAGAGCAAATTGATGATGTCATCTTCGGCAATGCCAATCAAGCAGGGGAGGACAATCGCAATGTAGCAAGAATGTCCGCGTTATTGGCCGGTCTTCCCGTAACTGTGGCCGGAACGACCATTAATCGATTATGCGGATCTGGACTGGATGCCGTCATGTATGCTGCACGTTCAATAGCTGCAGGAGAAGGAGAGATTTATATTGCAGGCGGCACCGAGAGCATGACACGGGCGCCATTTGTCATGGCCAAACCTGAAAGTGAATTTCCTCGGGGAGCGATGGAGCTCCAAGATACGACGATCGGCTGGCGTTTTACGAATGAGAAGGTGAAAGAAATGTTTGGTGCGGATTCCATGCCTCAAACAGCGGAAAACATCGCCCAGCGTTTTTCCGTTTCAAGGGGAGAACAAGATCGATTCGCTCTCCAGAGTCAGCTGCGAGCCAAATATGCAGTGGAAAATGAGCGGTTTTTCAATGAAATCATACCAGTCAGGTTTACCGATCGAAAGGGCAAAGAGAGCATCTTCATTAAGGATGAACATCCTCGACCTGACACGACGATCGAAAAGCTGGAAAAACTTAAACCGATCTTTAAAGGGGGAACCATAACCGCAGGTAACGCCTCTGGTGTAAACGATGGAGCCTCTGCCTTGCTGGTGATGAGTGCAGAAAAGGCGCGCGAGCTTGGATTGAAGCCTATGGCCAAATATGTGGCTGGCGCGGTAGCCGGATTGGAACCGTCAATTATGGGCCTTGGTCCGATTCATGCGACTAAAAAAGCAGTGGAGAGGGCGAAGATAGCGATTGAAGACATTGGCCTGATTGAATTGAACGAGGCATTCGCTTCTCAAGCCGTAGAGTGCATCCGCCAATTGAAGCTGGATCAGGAAAAAGTGAATGTCAATGGCGGGGCCATCGCATTTGGCCACCCCCTCGGTGCAAGCGGTGCACGTATATTAACAACACTTGTCCACGAAATGAAAAAGCGGAATGTGCGTTATGGCCTTGCGACGATGTGTGTCGGTGTAGGGCAGGGTATTTCCGCGATCATCGAAAATATGGAAGAGGATTGA
- a CDS encoding EthD family reductase yields the protein MVKLIALYKQPENKEAFDEHYFNVHGPITEKIPGLKKMEVTKIVGTPMGKDSEYHILCEMYYEDHDALQKGMRSPEGKASGKDLMGFAGKLVTMMIGEEIK from the coding sequence ATGGTAAAACTAATCGCCCTATACAAACAACCTGAAAACAAGGAAGCATTCGATGAGCACTATTTCAATGTCCATGGCCCGATCACGGAAAAAATCCCTGGTCTTAAAAAAATGGAGGTCACTAAAATAGTGGGGACTCCAATGGGCAAAGACTCTGAATATCACATTCTATGTGAAATGTATTATGAAGACCATGATGCCTTGCAAAAAGGGATGCGTTCGCCGGAAGGAAAAGCATCAGGGAAAGATTTAATGGGATTTGCAGGGAAACTTGTCACGATGATGATTGGTGAAGAAATAAAATGA
- the paaX gene encoding phenylacetic acid degradation operon negative regulatory protein PaaX, whose translation MIFTIYGDYIRNYGNKIWIGSLIRLLKEFGHNEQGVRVAVSRMVKQGWIQSEKQGNKSYYFLTGRGVQRMDEAANRIYKMKPNEWDGKWRILMYTIPEDKRQLRDDLRKELLWSGFGSFSNGCWISPNDLEKEIDLLIGKYEIDEYVDFFISEYKGPKENHSLVEKSWHLEEIENKYEQFIEKYSKQFIVHQSIISRGEMSDADCFVERTNLVHEYRKFLFIDPGLPRELLPSKWNGNHAALLFSQYYQVLAEPASRFFESVFQENNDLWRKDEAYDAKDHPLIIK comes from the coding sequence ATGATTTTTACAATCTACGGTGATTATATCCGTAACTATGGAAATAAAATCTGGATAGGTAGTTTAATTCGTTTATTAAAGGAATTCGGCCATAATGAACAAGGCGTGCGTGTAGCCGTTTCACGCATGGTCAAGCAAGGGTGGATCCAATCCGAGAAGCAAGGAAATAAAAGCTATTACTTTTTGACTGGACGCGGTGTACAGCGAATGGATGAAGCTGCCAATCGCATTTATAAGATGAAACCGAATGAATGGGATGGGAAATGGCGCATCTTGATGTATACGATTCCTGAAGATAAACGGCAATTGCGAGATGATCTGCGTAAAGAATTATTATGGAGCGGGTTTGGCAGTTTTTCCAATGGGTGCTGGATTTCCCCTAATGATCTCGAAAAAGAAATCGATCTTTTAATCGGGAAATATGAAATCGATGAATATGTCGATTTTTTCATTTCCGAATACAAAGGGCCAAAGGAAAATCATTCACTTGTCGAGAAGAGCTGGCATTTAGAAGAGATTGAAAATAAATATGAACAATTCATCGAGAAATACAGTAAGCAATTCATCGTTCACCAAAGCATCATCAGCAGGGGGGAAATGTCTGATGCGGATTGCTTCGTGGAACGGACCAACTTGGTGCATGAGTACCGTAAGTTCTTATTCATCGATCCGGGCCTCCCGAGGGAACTTTTGCCCTCAAAATGGAACGGTAACCATGCTGCTCTTTTATTTAGCCAGTATTATCAAGTTTTGGCTGAACCGGCAAGCCGCTTCTTCGAAAGTGTATTTCAGGAAAATAATGATTTATGGCGAAAAGATGAAGCTTATGATGCCAAGGACCATCCGCTGATCATTAAGTGA
- the paaA gene encoding 1,2-phenylacetyl-CoA epoxidase subunit PaaA has translation MNVLLNDMAEQERLNHFIARIEAGEKIEADDWMPEDYRGTLIKLISMHGISEIMGALPEKEWVPKAPTLNRKLGIMAKVQDEMGHGQLLLRVVEDLLKPSGKKRDDLMQDLFNGDLKFHNVFHMEAKTWGDAGLIGWLVDGAAIISQTNMLGASYGPYSRALHRICAEEVFHAQHGEAIIMALAEGTKEQRKLVQDSINYWWESLLLFFGPPSKKEVGSSKQDVTIRYRIRTSTNEELRQAFFSKYVKRILSLGYTVPDETLQFDEKSKNWTYQQPDWSKLKVLARNEGPRSQDRLSLRRISYENNKWVREALAPEVI, from the coding sequence ATGAATGTTCTTTTAAATGATATGGCAGAACAAGAAAGGCTGAATCATTTTATTGCCAGGATCGAAGCTGGGGAAAAGATAGAAGCTGATGATTGGATGCCTGAAGATTACCGAGGGACTCTCATCAAGTTAATTTCCATGCATGGCATCAGTGAAATAATGGGGGCGCTCCCAGAGAAGGAATGGGTGCCTAAAGCTCCGACCTTGAATCGAAAGCTTGGAATCATGGCAAAGGTACAGGATGAAATGGGACATGGACAATTATTGCTTCGTGTCGTCGAGGATTTGCTAAAGCCATCCGGCAAAAAACGGGATGACCTTATGCAAGATTTGTTTAATGGAGATTTAAAGTTTCATAACGTTTTTCATATGGAGGCCAAAACCTGGGGAGATGCGGGATTGATTGGATGGCTCGTTGATGGGGCAGCGATCATTTCCCAAACGAATATGCTAGGCGCTTCATATGGACCATATTCCCGTGCGCTACACCGTATTTGTGCCGAAGAGGTTTTTCATGCCCAGCATGGCGAGGCGATAATCATGGCCTTGGCCGAAGGTACGAAAGAACAAAGGAAATTAGTTCAGGACTCCATCAATTATTGGTGGGAATCATTGTTGCTCTTCTTTGGACCTCCAAGCAAAAAAGAGGTAGGCTCCTCCAAGCAGGATGTAACGATCAGGTACAGAATCAGAACGAGTACGAATGAAGAACTTCGCCAAGCCTTTTTTTCCAAGTATGTAAAGCGAATACTTTCGCTTGGCTATACCGTACCTGATGAAACCCTTCAATTTGATGAAAAATCAAAAAACTGGACCTACCAGCAGCCTGATTGGAGTAAATTGAAGGTGCTGGCTAGGAATGAAGGTCCCCGGTCACAGGATCGCTTAAGTCTTCGAAGAATCTCCTATGAAAATAACAAATGGGTCCGGGAAGCCTTAGCGCCGGAGGTCATCTAA
- the paaD gene encoding 1,2-phenylacetyl-CoA epoxidase subunit PaaD gives MSTVLINADDIYKLLEDVKDPEIDTVSILDLGMVEEVTVSGSDVSVKMLPTFLGCPALSIIQKNVETAVKQLVLVKNVTVEFLRSPSWTSDRITEKGKAGLKVFGISPPPRQMKEDGSWHIDCPYCESAYVTMENIFGPTACRSILYCKACKNPFEAMKPMIKMI, from the coding sequence ATGTCGACCGTACTGATTAACGCAGATGATATATATAAGCTTCTGGAAGACGTTAAAGATCCCGAAATCGATACAGTGAGTATATTGGATTTGGGGATGGTTGAAGAAGTGACGGTTTCAGGCTCCGACGTATCGGTTAAAATGCTTCCGACTTTTCTTGGGTGCCCGGCATTGTCAATCATTCAAAAAAATGTGGAAACCGCTGTAAAACAGCTTGTTCTAGTGAAAAATGTAACCGTGGAATTTTTACGCTCGCCATCCTGGACATCCGATCGGATTACGGAAAAGGGGAAAGCTGGATTGAAGGTTTTCGGAATATCTCCACCTCCCAGACAAATGAAAGAAGATGGGTCGTGGCATATAGATTGCCCATATTGTGAATCGGCATATGTCACGATGGAGAACATATTCGGCCCAACGGCTTGTCGCAGCATTTTATATTGCAAAGCATGTAAAAACCCGTTCGAAGCAATGAAACCGATGATAAAAATGATCTAA
- the paaB gene encoding 1,2-phenylacetyl-CoA epoxidase subunit PaaB produces the protein MEARQKNFFEEFEVFSRKTKSSPVQYHFSLLAPNEDIAIMMAQENFMRREAVDDIWVVKRQNIRKMTAEEKKTLQRMDNKDYRTTKGYGYLKKKWRKYEQEMLDEKEIMSWAGGVENGE, from the coding sequence ATGGAAGCTAGACAAAAAAACTTCTTTGAAGAATTTGAAGTATTTAGCCGTAAAACCAAATCCTCACCCGTCCAATATCACTTTAGCCTGCTTGCCCCAAACGAGGATATTGCGATCATGATGGCTCAGGAGAATTTCATGAGACGTGAAGCAGTCGATGATATCTGGGTGGTTAAAAGGCAGAATATACGGAAAATGACGGCCGAGGAGAAGAAAACGCTTCAGCGTATGGATAATAAAGATTACAGGACCACGAAAGGATATGGATATTTAAAGAAAAAATGGCGGAAGTACGAGCAGGAAATGCTCGATGAAAAAGAGATAATGTCTTGGGCGGGAGGCGTGGAAAATGGAGAATGA
- a CDS encoding gamma carbonic anhydrase family protein, protein MIIPYNNKKPSFDETVFIAPGVHLIGDISIGKESTVWFNSVLRGDEDSITIGEKCSIQDNSTIHLFEGCPVVIEDEVTVGHNVILHGCKIGKRSIIGMGSTILDNVEVGEECIVGANTLIASGKIIPPRSLVIGSPGKVVRRLNEKDLELIQLSIDTYVQKGKDFKAILD, encoded by the coding sequence ATGATTATCCCATATAACAATAAGAAGCCCAGCTTTGATGAAACCGTTTTCATTGCACCTGGTGTCCATTTAATCGGTGATATTTCGATTGGGAAAGAATCGACCGTTTGGTTCAACTCGGTCCTGCGCGGTGATGAGGATTCCATTACCATAGGGGAAAAGTGCAGCATTCAGGACAACTCCACAATTCATTTATTCGAGGGCTGCCCTGTTGTCATCGAAGACGAAGTGACTGTTGGTCATAACGTGATCCTGCATGGCTGTAAAATAGGTAAACGCTCCATTATAGGAATGGGTTCAACGATATTGGATAATGTAGAAGTCGGGGAAGAATGCATTGTCGGTGCGAATACTTTGATTGCCTCCGGCAAAATCATCCCTCCGCGTTCGCTCGTGATCGGTTCACCAGGGAAAGTGGTTCGCAGATTGAATGAAAAGGACCTTGAATTGATCCAGCTTTCAATCGATACATATGTTCAAAAAGGAAAGGATTTCAAAGCGATACTCGATTGA
- the paaC gene encoding 1,2-phenylacetyl-CoA epoxidase subunit PaaC — protein MENDSLKDMAIKELLYQLADDDFIHAYRGSEWLGLAPHIEEDVASSSIAQDTMGHAAIFYKLLEETGEGTADWLAHARPAKERRNAIILETVNGPGYYMKDPDYDWAFAVVRNYFYTQAKAIKIQSLQSSSYEPLAEVAQKVQMELYYHLMHWKMWFVQLIGSNHMEAVSRMKAAIEKTLPDFAGVFSFGQYGEEMVELGLIEGEASLQKKWVDAVTPIFESVGLATTFELGMAKGDGRNGVHTEDLETALETLSEVYASDKAASW, from the coding sequence ATGGAGAATGATTCATTGAAGGACATGGCAATCAAGGAATTGCTTTATCAATTGGCTGATGATGATTTTATCCATGCATATCGCGGTTCTGAATGGCTGGGACTCGCACCGCATATCGAAGAAGATGTTGCCTCTTCCTCGATAGCCCAAGATACGATGGGGCATGCAGCGATATTTTATAAATTACTGGAAGAAACCGGTGAGGGAACGGCAGATTGGCTTGCTCACGCTCGTCCTGCTAAAGAACGGCGTAATGCCATCATCCTCGAAACTGTCAATGGTCCCGGATATTATATGAAAGACCCCGATTATGATTGGGCCTTTGCTGTGGTCCGGAATTATTTTTACACCCAGGCTAAAGCGATCAAGATCCAATCTCTGCAATCAAGTTCATATGAACCGCTGGCTGAAGTGGCACAAAAGGTACAGATGGAGCTTTATTATCATTTGATGCATTGGAAAATGTGGTTCGTCCAATTGATTGGTTCCAATCACATGGAAGCGGTTTCGAGAATGAAAGCAGCCATTGAGAAAACTTTACCCGATTTCGCGGGCGTGTTTTCATTTGGGCAATATGGCGAAGAAATGGTGGAGCTTGGCTTGATAGAGGGCGAGGCTTCCTTACAGAAGAAATGGGTCGATGCCGTCACTCCGATTTTTGAAAGTGTAGGCTTAGCTACAACATTTGAATTGGGAATGGCCAAAGGTGATGGACGTAATGGTGTGCATACGGAGGATTTGGAAACGGCGCTTGAAACGTTAAGCGAAGTGTATGCTTCCGATAAAGCGGCTTCATGGTGA
- a CDS encoding enoyl-CoA hydratase-related protein, which translates to MSNVIYEMNNQIGYITVNRPEVLNCFDYETLSELQKVIDGIYLDSDIRVVIFTGAGEKAFSAGADLKERKSLNDGEVRRNVKLIRDVFTSIAGLPQPTIAAVNGYALGGGFEWLLSCDFAIAAEGVSLGLTETGWAIIPGAGGTQRLPRLIGEMKAKELIFTAKKLTAEEALQLGILLEVVPRGQLQSACEGLAAAIMKNGPIAVNQAKYAISQGMNTDLQTGMAIEGKAYELTIPTQDRLEALRAFSERRKPQFTGK; encoded by the coding sequence ATGTCTAATGTCATTTATGAAATGAACAATCAAATCGGCTATATTACCGTCAATCGACCTGAGGTATTGAATTGTTTCGACTATGAGACACTTTCTGAGCTGCAGAAAGTCATCGATGGGATTTATCTGGACAGTGACATACGTGTGGTCATTTTCACGGGGGCAGGGGAAAAAGCTTTCAGCGCAGGCGCGGATTTAAAAGAGAGAAAGAGTTTGAATGATGGGGAAGTAAGAAGAAATGTTAAACTGATCCGCGATGTTTTTACTAGCATCGCCGGGCTGCCGCAGCCAACCATTGCAGCCGTCAATGGCTATGCATTGGGGGGCGGCTTTGAATGGTTGCTGTCATGTGACTTTGCTATTGCCGCAGAAGGCGTTTCTTTAGGACTTACCGAAACAGGCTGGGCAATCATTCCCGGTGCAGGCGGTACACAGCGATTGCCTAGATTGATTGGCGAAATGAAGGCGAAGGAATTAATCTTTACTGCTAAAAAACTGACCGCAGAAGAAGCTTTACAATTAGGGATCCTATTGGAAGTCGTGCCAAGAGGGCAGCTTCAATCAGCCTGTGAAGGGCTGGCGGCAGCAATCATGAAAAATGGACCGATTGCAGTCAATCAAGCCAAATATGCGATTAGCCAAGGAATGAATACAGATTTGCAAACAGGGATGGCGATAGAAGGAAAAGCCTATGAGCTGACCATTCCGACTCAAGACAGGTTGGAGGCACTCCGCGCATTCAGTGAACGAAGAAAACCGCAATTTACCGGTAAATGA
- a CDS encoding aldehyde dehydrogenase family protein: MAKVQEAAFEKAETKRDYYHLIINGERMESSNGSTIDACNPATGEIIAKVAKATKEDAEKAVQAARQAFDNGKWKKTPINKRSRVLNKIAAIMRSRFNELVELEVLNSGKSISAAEGQVMQAIEDFEFYAGALVAHRGSVNNVPGQFHNYTEKEPVGVCAQIIPWNYPMMMAAWKIAPAIAVGCSVIVKPASLTPLTAIVLGEICLEAGVPSGVVNIIPGPGADVGNYLVEHPDVNKVAFTGSTPIGRDLMGKASQTLKRVTLELGGKSPNIVFDDADLEAAIDGSLYGIFYNTGQSCEARSRLYVHEDIYDDFVDKFVEKTKKLKLGNPLDKETHVGAIIDQGQLDVINNYVQSAIADGADILTGGKPAVIEGFEGGYWFEPTVIANVNHDMDVVKEEIFGPVVVIMKFKDEKEAIKLANDTEFGLGSALWTKDGGRATRVANQIEAGIVMVNCPFSAFPGTPFGGYKQSGFGRELCIETLDLYTETKSIISFYGSRPLNPFGI; this comes from the coding sequence ATGGCTAAAGTTCAAGAGGCGGCATTTGAAAAAGCGGAAACGAAACGTGATTATTACCACCTAATCATCAATGGTGAAAGAATGGAAAGCTCTAATGGATCGACTATCGATGCGTGCAATCCCGCCACTGGAGAAATCATCGCCAAAGTGGCAAAAGCCACTAAAGAAGACGCGGAAAAGGCGGTTCAAGCTGCACGTCAAGCGTTTGATAATGGGAAATGGAAGAAAACCCCGATTAATAAACGGTCCCGTGTATTGAACAAGATTGCAGCAATCATGCGTTCCCGCTTCAATGAATTGGTTGAGTTGGAAGTGTTGAACAGTGGGAAATCCATATCGGCTGCGGAGGGCCAGGTCATGCAGGCAATAGAGGATTTTGAATTTTATGCAGGTGCTTTAGTTGCGCACCGCGGATCTGTCAATAATGTACCAGGCCAATTCCATAATTATACCGAGAAAGAGCCAGTCGGTGTTTGTGCCCAGATCATTCCTTGGAATTATCCAATGATGATGGCAGCTTGGAAAATTGCCCCTGCAATTGCAGTTGGCTGCTCGGTCATCGTGAAGCCGGCTTCCTTAACGCCGCTGACTGCCATAGTCTTAGGGGAAATCTGTTTGGAAGCTGGTGTTCCGTCCGGAGTGGTCAATATCATTCCAGGTCCTGGAGCGGACGTAGGGAATTACTTAGTCGAGCATCCTGACGTGAATAAGGTCGCCTTCACTGGTTCTACGCCAATCGGAAGGGACCTCATGGGCAAGGCTTCCCAAACATTAAAGAGGGTGACATTGGAGCTTGGCGGAAAATCTCCTAATATCGTTTTTGATGATGCCGACCTTGAAGCAGCTATCGATGGTTCCCTATACGGCATTTTCTACAATACGGGACAATCTTGCGAGGCGAGATCGCGCCTATATGTGCATGAAGACATTTACGATGATTTCGTTGACAAGTTCGTAGAAAAGACGAAGAAATTGAAATTGGGCAATCCGCTCGATAAAGAAACGCATGTCGGTGCCATCATTGATCAAGGACAATTGGATGTCATCAATAATTATGTACAATCGGCCATTGCTGATGGTGCGGATATCCTTACAGGCGGAAAGCCGGCGGTCATTGAAGGATTTGAAGGCGGCTATTGGTTTGAGCCGACCGTCATCGCTAATGTGAATCACGATATGGATGTGGTGAAAGAGGAAATTTTCGGTCCCGTTGTTGTCATTATGAAATTCAAAGATGAAAAAGAGGCCATCAAACTCGCGAATGATACAGAGTTCGGTCTGGGCTCAGCGCTTTGGACCAAGGATGGCGGCCGTGCGACCAGGGTTGCCAATCAAATCGAAGCGGGGATCGTCATGGTGAACTGCCCATTCTCCGCTTTTCCTGGAACACCTTTTGGAGGATATAAACAGTCAGGGTTCGGGCGGGAGCTTTGTATTGAAACACTGGATCTTTATACAGAAACGAAAAGCATCATTTCCTTTTACGGAAGCCGTCCCTTAAATCCTTTCGGCATATAA
- a CDS encoding enoyl-CoA hydratase/isomerase family protein, which produces MNALQFIETSIEEGIGYIFLNRPKQLNALNRKMIREIVSAMEAYDLDLRVKVIVLAGNGKAFSAGADIEEMVNDNPVSLELMNQFADWDRISLVKKPVIGAVKGFVFGGGFELALSCDFLIAASDTQFSFPEVTLGVMPGAGGTQRLTKLVGKTKALEWILTAERIKAKTALQYGFINKIVAPELLMEEAVDLAGKIAKQPPLAVRLIKESVNKAVDHSLYEGMQFERKNFYLLFASKDQKEGMSAFVEKRKPNFTGG; this is translated from the coding sequence ATGAATGCGCTTCAATTCATTGAAACGTCGATAGAGGAAGGGATTGGATACATCTTTCTAAACCGGCCGAAGCAACTGAATGCCCTTAACAGGAAAATGATCAGAGAAATCGTTTCTGCTATGGAAGCATACGATCTTGATCTAAGAGTGAAAGTGATTGTGCTGGCGGGCAATGGTAAAGCATTTTCTGCTGGAGCTGATATAGAAGAGATGGTGAATGACAACCCCGTCAGCCTGGAGTTAATGAACCAATTTGCCGATTGGGACCGAATAAGCCTAGTCAAGAAGCCAGTGATTGGTGCAGTGAAAGGTTTTGTGTTCGGTGGCGGTTTTGAACTTGCATTATCCTGCGATTTTTTGATTGCCGCTAGCGACACACAGTTTTCATTTCCGGAAGTGACGCTAGGAGTGATGCCTGGTGCAGGTGGTACTCAAAGACTGACGAAGCTGGTAGGTAAAACGAAAGCACTTGAATGGATATTGACGGCTGAAAGAATCAAGGCAAAGACTGCTCTGCAGTATGGTTTCATTAATAAAATCGTCGCTCCTGAGTTGTTAATGGAAGAAGCGGTTGATTTAGCGGGAAAGATTGCGAAGCAACCACCTTTAGCTGTAAGGCTCATTAAAGAATCCGTCAATAAAGCCGTTGATCATTCCTTATATGAAGGCATGCAATTTGAACGGAAGAACTTCTACCTTCTGTTTGCATCAAAGGACCAAAAAGAAGGAATGAGTGCGTTTGTTGAAAAAAGAAAGCCTAACTTCACAGGCGGATAA